ACCTGGAGGCGATGTTGACGATCCGCGACGCCCCCGATCTTCCCGGGTTCAGTTCGGCGCGTTCGGAGTCTGTGCCTTGCGCTGCGCCCTTCTTGAGCGCATCCAAGAGCAGGTTCGTGAGGAGGAAGTAACTCATCACGTTGGTGGCGAACGTGAGCTCCAGACCGTCGGCCGTCACATGGCGCTCCTTGCGGAACACGCCAGCGGCATTGACCAGCACGTCCAGCCTGTCGTGGCGGGAAAGGAACTCATGCCCGGCGGTGCGAATGGATGCCTGGCTGGAGAGGTCGCACGTTAGCGGCTCCAGTTTCGCCCCGGGGACGGACGCACGAACGTCCCGCAGAGCGTCTTCGACTCGAGCCTGTGAGCGTCCAACAACCACCACCGTCCCGCCTTCGCGTGCCAGCGCCGCAGCGATCGCTTTTCCGAGTCCACCGGTGGAGCCCGTCACGAGCGCCACTCGACCATCCATTGACGTCACGGCCGTCGACCAGCCATGAAAGGGCCGACGATCACTAGTGATCCACAAAGCAGTGGTGATCCACAAAACCGAATTCGCATACCCGCCATGGCAGTCATGGTACATCCGGCGTCATGAGAAAGCCCGCGCATGGTGACCGGGGTAATTGCACTGGCGTAATTAGGCGGCGTACGGCACAATAAGAGTCACGTCCGGCAACTTTCAAGTGTCGCTTGAAGCTCTATGCTTCGCCCGTCATGGCTAGTCCGGACACAGCTTAATAGACAGTCAGGGATCAGAGCCGTGAGGGAGACGGCGCAGGACAGTTCCATCCAGGCAGAGGTCGTTGGGGAAGACGTACCTACAGCTATGGAGGATGGAATGTCTGTTGCAATGACCCGCGGTGTGTTGTTCGTGCACTCGGCCCCGACTGCACTGTGCCCGCATGTGGAGTGGGCCATCGGATCCGTCGTGGACAAGCGGACGGATCTTGAGTGGACCCCTCAGCCTGCCGCGCCCGGGATGTTCCGGGCCGAGCTCTCCTGGACGGGCACTCCGGGGACAGGTTCGCAGCTTGCCTCCGCCCTCCGCGGCTGGGCGCACCTCCGCTATGAGGTCACCGAGGAACCGAGCCAGGGCGTCGATGGTGGCCGATGGTCGCACACCCCTGAGCTTGGGATCTTTCATGCCGTAACGGACGTCCACGGCAACATCATGGTGTCAGAGGACAGGATCCGCTACGCCTACGAGTCCGGCGCGGGGGATCCCTCCGCCGTCTACCATGAGCTGTCCCTCGCGCTCGGAGAGGCCTGGGACGAAGAGCTCGAGCCGTTCCGGCATGCTGCCGAGGGTGCTCCGGTGCGCTGGCTGCACCAGGTGGTCTGACCGCCGTCGTTTTCCGGCCCCTGGCCGGGTGGCCACCACTGTAAGACTCCATAGCAAAAGAGGAGGCACCGCCAACCGGCGGTGCCTCCTCTTTGTGTGGGGTGCTAGACGCTGCGGACAGCGATCACGGCGTTGTGTCCGCCGAAGCCGAACGAGTTGCTCAGGGCCACGATGTGCCCGGCCGGCAGGTCACGCGCGGAGGTGACGACGTCGAGCGGGATCTCCGGATCCTGGTTTTCGAGGTTGATCGTGACCGGAGCTTTGCGTTCGTAGACAGCGAGTACCGTGAGGACGGCTTCCACAGCGCCCGAGGCACCCAGAAGGTGGCCCATCTGGGACTTCGTGGCCGAGACTGCCACATGGTCGATATGGCTGCCCAGGGCGGCACGCAGCGCGGTGTACTCCGGCTTGTCACCCACGGGAGTGGAGGTGGCATGCGCATTGACGTGCACCACGTCTTCGGCCTGGATCCGGCCATCGAACATGGCAGCTTTGAGCGCCCGGGTTGCGCCGAGGCCTTCGGGGTCCGGGGCCGTGATGTGGTACGCGTCCGCTGTGACCGACGTGCCGGCGAGTTCGCCATAGATGCGGGCGCCGCGTGCAAGGGCATGCTCCTCGGCCTCGAGGACCAGCGCACCGGCGCCTTCGCCCATGACAAAGCCGTCACGGCCGAGGTCGTACGGACGCGAAGCGCCCTGCGGATCATCATTGCGGCGGGAGAGTGCCTGCATCGAGGCGAACGCCGCGAGGGGCATCGGGTGGATGGCTGCCTCGGCGCCACCGCACATGACGACGTCGGCCTTGCCCGAGCGGATCATGTCCAGGCCGAGGTGAAGGGCTTCCGTTCCGGAAGCGCAGGCTGAAACGGGGGTGTGCGCGCCGGCACGGGCGCCGAGGTCAAGGCTGACGGCCGCCGCGACGCCGTTAGGCATCAGCATGGGCACAGTCATGGGCAGAACGCGCCGCGGTCCCTTTTCCTTCAGGGTGTCCCACGCGTCCAGGAGGGTCCAGACGCCGCCGATGCCGGTGGCGAAGGCAACAGCCAGGCGGTCGTGGTCGATTTCCGTGATGCCGGAGTCCGCCCAGGCCTCACGGGAGGCGATCACGCCGAACTGGGTGGACGGATCCATCCGCTTGGCCTCGACGCGGCCCAGGACATCGAGGGCGGGAGTGCTGCACCGTGCGGCGAAGTGGACCGGAAGTTCATACTTGGCAACCCAGTCGTCTTCCAGGGTGCGGGCACCGGAGACCCCCTTAAGCGCGTTCTTCCACATAGTGGGTACGTCGCCGCCGATGGGCGTGGTGGCACCCAGACCGGTAATGACTACTTTGCGTGTCATGGGATCACTCTCTGTCGGTGGGCAGGCCGTATCCGGTTGCTTCCGGCGGTCCCGCGTGTGGGGTGTGCGGCATCTGGCTGCCGGGGTGGATGCGGTGGACTGCCGGCCCGGTGAAAATCGGCACCGGCAGTCCAGCCGGCCGTAAGTGGCCGGGGCCCGAATTAGGCCTGTGCGCCGGCGATGAAGCTGACGGCGTCGCCGACGGTCTTGAGGTTCTTGACCTCTTCGTCGGGGATGCGCACGCCGAACTTCTCTTCAGCGTTGACCACGATTGTCATCATCGAGATGGAGTCGATGTCCAGGTCCTCAGTGAAGGACTTGTCCGGCTCGACAGCCTCCGGGGCCAGGCCGGTCTCTTCGTTGACGATTTCAGCCAAGCCGGCCAGGATCTCTTCGTTGCTAGCCATTGATGGCTCCTTTTCTTGTTATTGCCGGCGGGGGCTGCCGGAAACGGTGCAGACCGCGGATGCGGTCTGTGTGGGGCGTTCCTAAGGAAGGACGATTACCTGGGCGCCGAAGACCAGGCCGGCGCCGAAGCCGATCTGGAGCGCCAGGCCGCCGCTGAGTCCGGGGTTTTCCTGGAGCAGGCGGTGGGTGGCAAGGGGGATGGAGGCGGCTGAGGTGTTTCCCGCGTCGGCGATATCCCGGGCAACTGTAACGGTTTCGGGAAGCTGCAGCTTCTTAACCATCTCATCGATGATGCGCATGTTTGCCTGGTGGGGGATGAAAGCCACGAGCTCCTCGGCCCGGATCCCGGCGGCGTCGAGAGCCTGCTGGGCGACCTTGGCCATTTCCCACACCGCCCAGCGGAAGACCGTCTGGCCGTCCTGGCGGAGGGTGGGCCAGAGGTCCTGCGCCGCGGAAATGATGGCCTGGTCGTCTGACTCGTCGGCCTGACGGGCGGAGGTGCTGAGGTCGCGCACATCAAGCATGGAGCGTGTCATGCCGATGGCATCCCACTTGCTGCCGTCCGAGCCCCACACGGACGGGCCGATTCCCGGAGTGTCCGAGGGGCCGATCACCACGGCGCCGGCGCCGTCACCGAGCAGGAATGAGATGGTCCGCTCATGGTTGTCGATGACGTCGGAGAGCTTTTCGGCTCCAACCACCAGGACGTAGTCGGCGGCACCTGAGCGGACCAGCGCGTCGCCCTGTGCAATGCCGTAGCAGTACCCGGCGCAGGCGGCCGAGATGTCAAAGGCCGGGGCCGGAGTGGCGCCGATGCGGTCGGCCAGGCTGGCGGCCGCCGACGGTGTTGCATAGGGATGCGTCACCGTGGAGACGATGACTGCCCCCAGCTGGGAAGCCTCGATTCCTGCCTTCTGGAGTGCCTCCCGCGCCGCACCTTCAGCCATGTCAATGACGCTGACTTCGGCAGGGGCCCGGTGGCGGGTAATGATGCCGGTGCGCTGGCGGATCCATTCGTCCGAGGAATCGATCCACTGGCAGACGTCGTCATTGGTGACGATGATTTCGGGCCGGTAGGCGCCGATGCCGAGGACCCGGGTGTTCTCGTTGACGGGGGCCTGTTTCAGTGTGGGAACGCTCATGCGTTTCCCTCCAATTCTGCGAAGAGTGCCAGGGCTGCAGCGAGGTCGTCCGGGGTTTTGACGGCGACCGTTTTCACGCCGGGCATCCCGCGCTTTGCCAGGCCGGCGAGGGTGCCCGCGGGGGCCAGTTCGATGACACCAGTGACGCCGCGCTCAACCAGCGACTCCATGCACAGATCCCAGCGCACGGGGCGGGAGACCTGGGCGATCAGGCTGTCGACGGCAGCGGCCCCGTCGATGACTTCCCGGCCGTCGAAGTTGGAGAGCAGCGGCACCTGCGGCTTCTGCGGCTTAAGCTCCGGCTTGAGAGCCTCCAGGGCGCTGACGGCAGGCGACATGTGGGCGGTGTGGAAAGCGCCGGCCACCTTGAGGGGAATAACGCGAGCTTTGGCCGGAGGATTGTCTGCCAGGGACTGAAGCTGTTCAAATGTTCCTGCGGCCACAGTCTGGCCCGCGCCATTCACATTTGCCGGCGTTGCGCCGGAGGCTTCGATTGCGGCCAGGACCTCGGCCGGATCCCCGCCCACCACCGCGCTCATGCCGGTCGGAGTGACGGCGGCTGCTGCGGCCATGCTGTTGGCACGTTCGCGGACGAAAGTCATGGCTTCCTGTTCGGTGAGGACCCCTGCGAGGGACGACGCCGTGATCTCACCCACGGAGTGCCCTGCAAGGACCACTGGCAGTGAGCTGAGCTCGACGTCGAACAAGGAGGCCGCCGCGACCAGGCCGGCCGCCACAATGAGGGGCTGCGCCACGGCAGTATCCTTGATGGTTTCCTCGTCCGAGGTGGTCCCGTGGGCGGTCAGGTCGATGCCTGCTATTTCGCTGAGGGAGGCCAGCTGGCCTGCTACCGAAGGCAGTTCCAGCCAGGGGGCCAGAAAACCCGGGGTCTGTGAGCCCTGTCCAGGGCAGACTATTGCAAGCACATCTCCAGCTTTCCAAAATATGTGTGTGATCAGCGGTGTTTCACTGCACCAAGCTCATGGGATCAGGTTGTAGGAAGTCTACAACGCTTCAACTCTGGTTCCGCGCCGTTTGACGCTCTGCAGGAGCTTTCGGAGGTGCCGAAAGCCGCCCGACAACAAGGGCCGCCTGCAGCACAAAAGCCTCCCGGGGAAGCAGCGGATCCCAGCCTGTGACGTCACATACGCGCTTCAGCCGGTACCTGACAGTGTTGGCGTGGACGAAAAGTTCGCGGGCGGTGGCCTCGAGGGAATGCCCCAGTTCCAAGTAGGTCCCCAGCGTCTCCACGAGCCCGTTGGAGGCTGCCACGAGTGGACGGTAGATGTTCTTGACCAGTGACCGGCGCGCCGCGTCGTCGCCGGAGATGACGCGTTCCGGGAGCAGATCATCGGCCGCCACGGGGCGCGGTGCGGAGGGCCAGGCACGCGCGGCGGTCAGGCCGGCAAATGCTGATTGCGCAGACCCGCTGGCCTCAAGGAGGGAACCGGCTTCCGGCCCGTAGACAACCGGTCCGGGCGCAAACATTTCGCTGAGCTTCAGGTATGCCGTTTCGCGGTCCTGCACGCCCCCAAGGATCAGGATCAGCCGGTCACCCTGGATTCCTACCAGGGCGTCCTCGGCGTAGCGTCCAGCCATCCTGCGGAGTTCACTGACATAGCTCGCGCTGGGCTCAGAAGGAGAATTTCCCACCATCACGGTGAAACGCTCCTGCGCTTTCCAGCCGAGCGCGGCGATCCTGGAGCGCAAAGCATCGGTGTTCTCGCCGCGCAGGATGGCGTCAACGATCAAGGCTTCAAGCCGTGTGTCCCACGATCCCCGGGATTCGGCGGCCCGTGCATAGACATCCGCCGCGGCGAAGGCAACTTCGCGTGAGTAGCGCAGGACCGCTTCCCGGAGCGAGGGCTGGTCGGCTTCGGGCGCGATGACAGGCACCTGGTCCTCCACCACTTCAACCACGATGCGAATGAGCTGGAGGGCCTTCTGGAGGCTGATTGACCGGGTCAGCTCAGTGGGAGCCGTGCCGAAGACGTCGGTGAGAATCCAGGACGGCGAGCTGGGGCGTTCATACCAGGTGACAAAGGCGGCGATGCCGTTCTGTGCCACCATGCCCAGCGCCGAGCGCTCATCCGAGCTCAGCCGGCTGTACCAGGGCAATGATTTTTCAAGCTGGCGCATGGTGGTCGTGGACAACTGGCCTACGCTCGCCCGAAGCTTTTTCAGGGTTTCGGATTTCTCCGGCGTCGTGCTGCGCGAGGACGGCTTGCGCTTCACAGGCGGGGTGGTTGGCTCTGGCATTCTTTGAGCATACGGTGCCTGTCCGCCAAGCTCCATTTGTGCGAAGGCTACAACGCCCAGGGCTGAGCGTCACAGCCGGCTTCCGGTCCCGGACAAAGGGTAACAACAGACGACGACGGCGACCCCCGCCTTTCGGTGAGGGCCGCCGTCGTCGCGTGGTGCAGCTTGCGGTGGTCGGGTTAGGACTCTCCGCCGGCATTGCCGGTTGAACCGGCATTGACGTTGTGCAGCCGGTACTTTTCGATCGCCTTGATCGGCGACTGCGCGTCAACCTCGCCACGGCGGGCCAGCATTTCCAGGGAACGCACCACAATGGAGTGGATATCGTTCTTGAAGAAGCGGCGAGCTGCGGCGCGGGTGTCCGAGAAGCCGAATCCGTCAGCGCCGAGGGAGGCGAACTCGTTCGGCAGGAACTGGCGGATCTGGTCCGGGACGGCCTTCATGTAGTCCGAGACTGCCACGATCGGGCCCGTTGCCCCCGCCATCTGCTGGGTGACGAACGGAACCCGTGCGGGCTGGCCGGGGTTCAGGAACGCTTCTTCCTCGGCGGCCATGCCGTCGCGGCGCAGTTCGTTCCAGGAGGTGACAGACCAGACGTCTGCCGACACGCCCCAGTCATCGGCGAGGAGCTGCTGGGCCTCGATGGCCCAGGGCACGGAAACGCCGGACGCCAGGATCTGGGTCCGCGGGCCGTCGATCTTTGCCGGTGCCAGCAGGTAGATGCCCTTGATCACACCTTCGACGTCCAGCTCTTCAGGTTCGGCGGGCTGGATGATCGGCTCGTTGTACACGGTGAGGTAGTACATCAGGTTACGGTCTGACGAGTCGGGTCCGTACATCCGCTCGAGGCCGTCGCGGATGATGTGACCCATCTCGTAGCCGTAGGCGGGGTCGTAGGTGACCACTGCCGGGTTCGTCGACGCGAGCAGGGGGGAGTGGCCGTCGGCGTGCTGGAGCCCTTCGCCGGTAAGCGTGGTCCGTCCCGCGGTGGCGCCGATGATGAAGCCACGGGTCATCTGGTCCGCGGCGGCCCAGAACGCGTCGCCAGTGCGCTGGAAGCCGAACATGGAGTAGAACACGTAAACCGGGACCAGGGGCACGCCGTGGGTGGCATACGCGGTGCCGGCAGCGGTGAACGCCGCGACCGCGCCGGCTTCGTTGATACCCGGGTGGATGAGCTGGCCGGCAGGGGATTCCTTGTAGGCCAGGACGAGGTCCCGGTCCACGGAGAGGTAGTTCTGGCCCTTGGGGTTGTAGATCTTCGCGGTCGGGAAGAACGCGTCCATGCCGAAGGTGCGTGCCTCGTCCGGGATGATCGGGGCAATGTGCTGGCCGAAGTTCTTGTCCCGCATCAGGTCTTTGAGGAGCCGCACGAAGGCCATGGTGGTCGCGGCCTGCTGCTTGCCGGATCCGCGTTTGGCGACCTCGTAGGCCTTCGCATCCGGAAGCTCGATGCCCTGATGCCGGGAGCGGCGTTCGGGCACGGCCCCGCCGAGAGCGGCCCGGCGTTCCATCATGTAGGCGATTTCCGGGGCGTCGGTGCCGGGGTGGAAGTACGGGGGCTGGTAGGGGTCCTTCTCCAGCTGTTCGTCGCTGACCGGGATCCGCAGGTGGTCGCGGAACTTCTTCAGGTCATCCAGGGTGAGTTTTTTCATCTGGTGGGTCGCGTTGCGGCCCTCGAAGTGCGGTCCGAGTCCGTATCCCTTGACCGTCTTGGCCAGGATCACGGTGGGCTTGCCCTTGAATTCGGTGGCCGCCTTGTACGCGGCGTAGACCTTGCGGTAGTCATGGCCGCCGCGCTTGAGGTTCCAGATCTGGTCATCGCTCAGGTCCGCGACGAGATCCTTGGTCTGCGGGGTCTTGCCGAAGAAGTGCTCGCGGACAAACCCGCCGGACTCGGCCTTGTAGGTCTGGTAGTCCCCGTCCAGGGTCTCGTTCATGATCTTCACGAGCGACCCGTCGGTGTCCCTGGCGAGCAGCTCATCCCATTCCCGGCCCCAGACGACCTTGATGACGTTCCAGCCCGCGCCGCGGAAGAACGCTTCGAGCTCCTGCATGATCTTGCCGTTACCGCGCACAGGCCCGTCAAGGCGCTGGAGGTTGCAGTTGATCACAAAGTTCAGGTTGTCCAGGTTCTCGTTCGCGGCAAGCTGGAGCAGGCCGCGGGACTCTGGCTCGTCCATTTCCCCGTCACCCAGGAACGCCCAGACCTGCTGGTCCGAGGTGTCTTTCAGGCCGCGGTTGTGCAGATACCTGTTTGACTGGGCCTGGTAGATCGCGTTCATCGGCCCGATACCCATCGAGACTGTCGGGAACTCCCAGAAATGCGGCATCAACCGCGGGTGCGGGTACGAGGAGAGGGCGTGGCCGGCGCGGGATTTCTCCTGGCGGAACCCGTCCAGGTCCTCCTCGGACAGTCGTCCTTCCATGAAGGCGCGGGCGTACATGCCGGGGGAGGCGTGGCCCTGGAAGAATACCTGGTCCCCTCCGCCTGGGTGGTCCTTGCCCCGGAAGAAGTGGTTGAAGCCCACCTCATACAGGGTGGCGGCCCCGGCGTAGGTCGAGATGTGCCCGCCCACCCCGATGTTGGGCCGCTGGGACCGGTGCACCATCACCGCGGCGTTCCAGCGCATATATGCCCGGTACCGGCGCTCGAACTCCTCATTGCCGGGGAACTCGGCTTCCTGGTCCACCGGGATGGTGTTCACGTAATCCGTGGTCGTCACCATCGGCACCCCGACGCTCTGCGCACCGGCGCGCTGCAACAGGCTCCGCATGATGTATTGGGCACGTTCCGTGCCCCGTTCCCTGATCAACGAATCCAGGGACTCAACCCATTCGGCAGTCTCTTCCGGATCGCGATCAGGCAGCTGGTCAGTCAACCCGCTAAGGATATGGGAGGTCTCTTCTCCTGCAGCCACGTCCAACCTCTCTTTGCGCGCAAGCATCGGCGCCCTAGGCCGGGCAGGGTGACTGTCCGGCGTAAATGCGACGTGTGCGACGTATCGGTTACATCAGCCCGGTCATGTGCGCCGGGCAGGGTCCTCATCACGCCCATGCCTGCCTTGAGTTCCAGGGCGGTCGCCCCGCAGGCATAGTCGTCATCTGTCACTCTAACTCTGACCGCAGCGCGATGCGTAGCCGCGTCCTTGGCACCCCTGTTGTATTTCGCCGTCATACTGGTTGTGTGACGAAAAGCCGCTGCGATGCGGGTTGCCGGTACCGGATGTGACGCAGAATATGGCGGATCGCGGTGCCTGCAGCTTGAAGCGCAGGCACAAAGGGTGTTGGCTTGGAGTAATGGAAATCACTATGCGCACCGCATGTATGAGGCATTGGAGGAACACGTGAGCGAGGCCGACGCCGCCACTTCGGTAAATGTGGCGGAAAAATTGGGGTTTCAAGAACGGGGATCTGATTCAGGAGTTCGGTTACGACGACGACGTCGATTTCGACTTACGTGACGATATAGAGGAGCTCACCGGTTCCGAGCTCCTTGATGAGGACGACCACGACGTTGTCGATGCTGTCATTTTCTGGTGGCGGGACGGCGATGGCGACCTTGTTGACACCCTCGTAGACTCGCTCACTACCCTGGGTGAGGGCGGAGTGGTCTGGGTGCTGACACCCAAGTCCGGCCGGTCCGGCTACGTGTCGCCTGCCGAGATCCAGGAGGCCGCGCCCACGGCGGGACTGCATTGCACCACGTCGGTCGGCGTTTCCAAGGACTGGAGTGCAACCCGGCTGGTGACCAGGAAGAACAAGTGACAGCAGCCCTCACGGGGACTGCTGCCGGCCAGGCAGTTGTCCCCGCAGTGGGCGATGCCGCCCCTGACTTTGAGCTCAGCAACCAGTTCGGCGAACCGGTCAGGTTGTCATCGTTCCGGGGGCAAAACGTCGTCGTACTGTTCTACCCCTTCGCCTTCTCCGGCATCTGCACCGGCGAACTGTGTGAAATCCGGGACAACCTCGCATCCTTCGAAGACGCCAATGCCACCGTCCTGGCCGTCTCCGTCGACAGCAAATTCAGCCTGAGGGCGTATGCGGAAAAGGAAGGCTACGGCTTCGACCTGCTGGCCGACTTCTGGCCGCACGGGGCCGTGGCCAGGGCTTACGGCGTTTTTGATCCCGAAAGCGGAATGGCACGCCGCGGAACCTTTATCATCGACGCCACCGGCATCATCCGCCACGTCGTGGTGAACCCCCGCGGCCAGGCACGCGAGCTGGCAGAATACCGAAGCGCCCTGGCGGACCTCGGAGGGACCTGACTCCGGATGGAACAGAAACGGCATGGCGTCGGACTCACAGGTTTCGCCAGCATGCCGCCTGTCAGCCCTGCCGCTCCATCGGACGGGGACCTGGAAACGCTGAACAGCATCCGCAGCCTGCTCGCAGGGAAGCGCATTGCGCTTCTGACCGGCGCGGGGCTGAGTACTGACTCGGGCATTCCCGACTACCGTGGACCCGATTCCCCGCCGCGTTCGCCCATGACCTATCAGGAGTTTGTCGGCGATCCGGCCAACCGCCAGCGATACTGGGCCCGGAACCACATCGGCTGGTCCCGGCTACGGCACGCGGATCCCAACGAGGGACACCGGGCCGCGGCGGAGATGGAGCGCCGCGGACTGCTCTCCGGCGTCATCACGCAAAACGTGGACCGGCTGCACGAGGATGCCGGCAGCTTCAACGTGGTGGATCTCCATGGCCGGTATGACCAGGTGGTGTGCCTGAACTGCCGACGGATATACTCCCGCAGCCTCCTTGCCGCAGTGCTGGAGGAGCTCAACCCGGGTTTCCTGGAGGAGGCCACACAGTCTGGCCTGGTGGAAATGGCGCCCGACGCCGACTCCACCGTTGAGGACCAGGGGCTCATCAGCAGTTTCGTGGTCGCTCTCTGCCCGGCGTGCGGCGGGACCTTGAAACCGGACTTTGTCTACTTCGGCGAAAACGTCCCCAGGGAGCGCGTTGAGCGGTCCTACGCCATAGTGGACGATGCCGCTGCGTTGCTGGTTGCAGGCTCATCGCTCACCGTGATGAGCGGGCTGAGGTTCGTCCGGCATGCGGCAAAACACGGGAAGCCTGTGGTCATCGTCAACCGGGGCGAGACCCGCGGAGACGACCGGGCAACCATCAAACTGGATGCCGGCGTGAGCGAGGCCCTGACTTGGCTCGCCGCAGAGCTGCCGCCCCTGTAACCCTCTTTCCAACCGGCCATCGATTGGCATTTGGTCCCGCAGGTCAGGTAGAGTCTATGTTCGTTGGTGAAGCGCGGAAACGCGGTGAAACCGCACTTTGGGTCTTTAGCTCAGCTGGTAGAGCGCCACGTTTACACCGTGGATGTCATCGGTTCGATCCCGGTAGGACCCACCAGCAGAACCCCGTTGCTCCAAGTATGGAGCGGCGGGGTTTTTTGTGCCGTATGGTGACTTTCGCCCTGCGCCTGACTGGCGCTCGGATATTGTCGGTGCCTCCGCCTACTGTCTCCTGTATGGAACACGTGGTGGTGAAAACGGCAGCAAACGGAACGCCGACGGCGGTGGTGAGCAACGGCCGTGAATGGGCCGTCGGTGCCGATCCGGTCAGGTGGTTTGAGCGGGTGCGATGGTGGGAGTCCCGGCGCCGGATGCCCCGGGGGCTCAGCCGTGTCGACGTGGAGGTTCTGCAGGTTCAGGTCCGGCTTGGGAGCAACGAGAGGTCAGCCCTGACCACCATGCTGCTCGAGAGGGACGGCCTTGGCGGCGGCTGGCAGCTGAGGAGGTCGGTGGCCGACGTGGCGTGAGCAGGGTTGGCAGACATCGCCTGAGCGCCGGGACCCGGGCATTGGAAAACCCTCCACCGCGACTATTGGGGGATGCCGCGGTGGAGGGTCTGAGATGAATATACCGTGAACTTCCTGAAACAAAAAACACCACGCCGTTCCGTCCCCAACATTGCGGGCCATCGAAAGCGCGCAGCCGCCTTGAAGCCTGGACCAACCACTAGGATGGTTATTGTTCACTGCAATGGACACCCTTGATGCAGAAGAGCATCGGCGCCCCCGCTATTGAAGGAGAATCATGGCCGATTCCCGCACATCACGAGCCTCCGACGGGCTGGGAAGCGCGTCGCCGGCGCCTGCTGTTACCCGCGCGGCCGCCGTCATGGAGGCGCTTGCCGCGTCGGCGACGGGGAGGCTGACATTGAGTGATCTTGCCCGGGAACTGGGCATCCCCAAGTCTTCCACGTCAAATCTCCTTCTGGCCCTCGAGGAGGCGCGGCTCATCAACAGGCAGGGAGCCGAGTTCACCCTGGGCCGCAAGCTGGTGGAACTCGGGGCCGCTTACCTCAGCCGGCTTGATGAGGTGCAGGAGTTCTACCGCTATTGCGAGCAGGCACCCACACTTTCCGGCGAGACGGTCCGCATAGCCATGCTTGACGGAACCCATGTGATCTATCTGGCGAGGTACGAAGGGCACCCGGCTGTCCGGCTCACATCCAATATCGGGGACAAGATGCCCGTTTCGCTGTGCGCCGTGGGCAAGGCGCTGATTGCGCGCCTCCACGATCACGATATAGAGGCCATGTTCCCGGACGATGCCGAACTTCCGGTGATGACCCCGAAGTCGTTGCGGACCGGCGCCGAACTCAAAGCGCAGTTGAAGACCATCCGCGCGCAGGGGTACGCCTTCGAAGATGAGGAGTCAACGACAGGCGTAGTCTGCCTGGCGGTCGCAGTGCCCACACGCGGCGCACACGGTCCCAGCCTCGGGCTGTCGGTCACGGCACTCAAGGCAACCTACTCTCCTGAGCAGGAATCGCAGATGGTGAAGGAACTCAGGGAACTGGCCCGGTCGCTGGGGAATCCCATGGGCTGACGCCGCTTCCTCCCGTCTCGATGGGCAGCTGGGATACTTCGAAGCCCCTGTTGCAGAGTGTTCAACTTACTGTACTCTGTTCAATATAGTGACCTACCTCATAGGTCGCGTCGCTATCCACCAGGCCAACGGGGGTCTGGAGTGCTTTGAGGGAGTTCATGTGACAACTCGTACTAAATCACCGCAGGTTGAAGCGGACGGCGCCGTCGTCGATC
Above is a window of Arthrobacter pascens DNA encoding:
- the aceE gene encoding pyruvate dehydrogenase (acetyl-transferring), homodimeric type; translated protein: MLARKERLDVAAGEETSHILSGLTDQLPDRDPEETAEWVESLDSLIRERGTERAQYIMRSLLQRAGAQSVGVPMVTTTDYVNTIPVDQEAEFPGNEEFERRYRAYMRWNAAVMVHRSQRPNIGVGGHISTYAGAATLYEVGFNHFFRGKDHPGGGDQVFFQGHASPGMYARAFMEGRLSEEDLDGFRQEKSRAGHALSSYPHPRLMPHFWEFPTVSMGIGPMNAIYQAQSNRYLHNRGLKDTSDQQVWAFLGDGEMDEPESRGLLQLAANENLDNLNFVINCNLQRLDGPVRGNGKIMQELEAFFRGAGWNVIKVVWGREWDELLARDTDGSLVKIMNETLDGDYQTYKAESGGFVREHFFGKTPQTKDLVADLSDDQIWNLKRGGHDYRKVYAAYKAATEFKGKPTVILAKTVKGYGLGPHFEGRNATHQMKKLTLDDLKKFRDHLRIPVSDEQLEKDPYQPPYFHPGTDAPEIAYMMERRAALGGAVPERRSRHQGIELPDAKAYEVAKRGSGKQQAATTMAFVRLLKDLMRDKNFGQHIAPIIPDEARTFGMDAFFPTAKIYNPKGQNYLSVDRDLVLAYKESPAGQLIHPGINEAGAVAAFTAAGTAYATHGVPLVPVYVFYSMFGFQRTGDAFWAAADQMTRGFIIGATAGRTTLTGEGLQHADGHSPLLASTNPAVVTYDPAYGYEMGHIIRDGLERMYGPDSSDRNLMYYLTVYNEPIIQPAEPEELDVEGVIKGIYLLAPAKIDGPRTQILASGVSVPWAIEAQQLLADDWGVSADVWSVTSWNELRRDGMAAEEEAFLNPGQPARVPFVTQQMAGATGPIVAVSDYMKAVPDQIRQFLPNEFASLGADGFGFSDTRAAARRFFKNDIHSIVVRSLEMLARRGEVDAQSPIKAIEKYRLHNVNAGSTGNAGGES
- a CDS encoding peroxiredoxin, whose amino-acid sequence is MTAALTGTAAGQAVVPAVGDAAPDFELSNQFGEPVRLSSFRGQNVVVLFYPFAFSGICTGELCEIRDNLASFEDANATVLAVSVDSKFSLRAYAEKEGYGFDLLADFWPHGAVARAYGVFDPESGMARRGTFIIDATGIIRHVVVNPRGQARELAEYRSALADLGGT
- a CDS encoding NAD-dependent protein deacetylase, translating into MEQKRHGVGLTGFASMPPVSPAAPSDGDLETLNSIRSLLAGKRIALLTGAGLSTDSGIPDYRGPDSPPRSPMTYQEFVGDPANRQRYWARNHIGWSRLRHADPNEGHRAAAEMERRGLLSGVITQNVDRLHEDAGSFNVVDLHGRYDQVVCLNCRRIYSRSLLAAVLEELNPGFLEEATQSGLVEMAPDADSTVEDQGLISSFVVALCPACGGTLKPDFVYFGENVPRERVERSYAIVDDAAALLVAGSSLTVMSGLRFVRHAAKHGKPVVIVNRGETRGDDRATIKLDAGVSEALTWLAAELPPL
- a CDS encoding IclR family transcriptional regulator; the protein is MADSRTSRASDGLGSASPAPAVTRAAAVMEALAASATGRLTLSDLARELGIPKSSTSNLLLALEEARLINRQGAEFTLGRKLVELGAAYLSRLDEVQEFYRYCEQAPTLSGETVRIAMLDGTHVIYLARYEGHPAVRLTSNIGDKMPVSLCAVGKALIARLHDHDIEAMFPDDAELPVMTPKSLRTGAELKAQLKTIRAQGYAFEDEESTTGVVCLAVAVPTRGAHGPSLGLSVTALKATYSPEQESQMVKELRELARSLGNPMG